In Raphanus sativus cultivar WK10039 unplaced genomic scaffold, ASM80110v3 Scaffold3501, whole genome shotgun sequence, the following are encoded in one genomic region:
- the LOC130506645 gene encoding uncharacterized protein LOC130506645: MDSQDHNNAQHSPGGGKSHVCSKCGWNYPNPHPSAKNRRAHKKICGTIKGFEILGSDQNLDLHKEDCLDDEQKTPSPRVVDERIGDVSEEDVFADAVCEFSSSLVSDSIKGKEETEANGMAKNATDLGETQHCNKSPEVVQESLDVLLPVQVLENFPSPVEAAATCGESSSDSLIEQSREAQAIHDGRSTISNVGLETERKGNAADESESMLASGIGKRVDTSSWNDE, translated from the exons atgGATTCTCAGGACCACAACAATGCACAACACTCACCAG gaGGAGGTAAGAGCCACGTCTGCAGTAAATGTGGTTGGAATTACCCAAATCCACATCCTAGTGCTAAAAACAGGCGTGCTCACAAGAAAATATGTGGAACCATCAAAGGATTCGAGATCCTTGGTTCGGATCAGAATCTTGATTTGCATAAAGAAGATTGTTTGGATGATGAACAAAAAACCCCAA GTCCAAGAGTTGTGGATGAGAGAATTGGGGATGTAAGTGAAGAAGATGTGTTTGCAGATGCTGTTTGTGAATTTTCTAGCAGCCTTGTGTCTGATTCTATCAAGGGAAAGGAGGAGACAGAAGCAAACGGTATGGCAAAGAATGCTACGGATCTTG GTGAAACTCAGCATTGCAACAAAAGCCCTGAAGTGGTTCAAGAGAGTTTGGATGTTCTTCTACCTGTCCAAGTCCTTGAGAATTTCCCAAGTCCAGTTGAAGCAGCAGCTACATGTGGAGAAAGCTCATCCGACTCCCTGATTGAGCAATCACGTGAAGCTCAGGCCATTCATGACGGTCGTAGTACCATATCAAATGTTGGACTGGAGACAGAACGCAAAGGAAATGCAGCGGATGAATCTGAATCTATGTTGGCATCTGGAATAGGAAAGAGAGTGGATACTTCATCATGGAACGATGAGTGA